A region of the Bradysia coprophila strain Holo2 unplaced genomic scaffold, BU_Bcop_v1 contig_232, whole genome shotgun sequence genome:
TAAACGTGACAAAAATATGAATGTTCGATGATAAGATAAAACCCGATTGTAACAGTCTTTCAACacgaagtttaaaaaaaaaatccgcacACAAACTCCGACATGGAACCAAAAACGTTACTGCCTGCCGTATTATTACTTCTGATAAATGTCATCGGCAACGAATCTTACAAAATACTTGGAATATTTCACACATGCTCGAAGTCTCACTACATTGTCGGTGGAGCGTTGATGAAAGGATTGGCTGAGAAAGGACATGATGTCACGGTCATTACTCCATTTCCTCATAGTgaaccaataaaaaatttccatgaAGTTCCAGTAACTGGAATAGAACAACTATTTGAGGGTAGGTTTGGCtacaaaacaatttactgGACGGAAAgacgaatataattttttctatAGAATCCCTTCCCGAGAACGTGCTCGTGGACATGGGCAATAGAAGTACAATAGAGACGCTTAATATAATTTTGAGTGCGGGTCTGATGATGACCAATTACACATTGAACCACGaagttttccaaaaatttcttcataccaAAGATATTCACTTTGATGTAGTCGTAATGGAAGTATTTCTGAATGAAGCCTTCCTTGGCATCGGACACTATTTCAACGCACCAGTCATTGGATTCTCAGCATTCGGCGCAAGTAAGTCTACGAATAATATGGTTGGAACACCTACTCCAATGTCCTATATTCCACATATTGCATTCGCTGACCTCGAGTCGTTCCTACAACGGGTGATCAATGTACTGGGATATATCGGTGAGGAAATTATCATGAATTGGTTTTATATGCCGGAACAGGAGAAGATCTACAACGCAATATTTCCGGATCCGAAACCGAAACTCGAAGAACTACAGAAGAATGTGTCACTGGTACTGCTAAACAATCACTTCAGTTTAAGTTTTCCTCGGCCGTACGTACCGAATATGA
Encoded here:
- the LOC119075743 gene encoding UDP-glycosyltransferase UGT4-like isoform X2, which translates into the protein MEPKTLLPAVLLLLINVIGNESYKILGIFHTCSKSHYIVGGALMKGLAEKGHDVTVITPFPHSEPIKNFHEVPVTGIEQLFEESLPENVLVDMGNRSTIETLNIILSAGLMMTNYTLNHEVFQKFLHTKDIHFDVVVMEVFLNEAFLGIGHYFNAPVIGFSAFGASKSTNNMVGTPTPMSYIPHIAFADLESFLQRVINVLGYIGEEIIMNWFYMPEQEKIYNAIFPDPKPKLEELQKNVSLVLLNNHFSLSFPRPYVPNMIEVGGLQINRTPKPLPSDLQTLMDEAIHGVIYFSLGSNIKSKHIPADQQIEILNVFRKLKQTVLWKWDGQVADGKPNNVYVSAWYPQDDLLAHPNVKLFITHGGLLSLTETIYHAVPIIGIPFFADQQVNMARAERLGYAKTILPKELGRESLSAAIKEVLTNDKYAHQIKIMSERYRDQPMTPLDTAIYWTEYVVRHRGAQHLRSAGLDLTFFAYHSLDVFAALLAAVLAISFVFWRLVRWSGCRIVSKIVNKRKVD
- the LOC119075743 gene encoding UDP-glycosyltransferase UGT4-like isoform X1 — encoded protein: MEPKTLLPAVLLLLINVIGNESYKILGIFHTCSKSHYIVGGALMKGLAEKGHDVTVITPFPHSEPIKNFHEVPVTGIEQLFEESLPENVLVDMGNRSTIETLNIILSAGLMMTNYTLNHEVFQKFLHTKDIHFDVVVMEVFLNEAFLGIGHYFNAPVIGFSAFGASKSTNNMVGTPTPMSYIPHIAFADLESFLQRVINVLGYIGEEIIMNWFYMPEQEKIYNAIFPDPKPKLEELQKNVSLVLLNNHFSLSFPRPYVPNMIEVGGLQINRTPKPLPSDLQTLMDEAIHGVIYFSLGSNIKSKHIPADQQIEILNVFRKLKQTVLWKWDGQVADKPDNVHVSDWYPQDDLLAHPNMKLFITHGGLLSLTEAIYHAVPVIGIPIFADQPLNVARAETLGYGKSIQLNDLNEKILSSAIVELLTNDKYARKMKSISEIYRDQPMTPLETAIYWTEYVARHRGAPHLRSAGLDLSFFAYHSLDVFATVLAAVYFTWRLIKFVFCRITANGLKKNDKNVVNKKKVR